Proteins encoded together in one Miscanthus floridulus cultivar M001 chromosome 16, ASM1932011v1, whole genome shotgun sequence window:
- the LOC136509871 gene encoding disease resistance protein RGA2-like isoform X1, whose translation MTNSHFLVSVPVSVKHTDQRPPSPLSQEEEEEQKALPHLAASKCHPVVALLLLLCVSFTWDLGKSFFDMTSGMEAALASGVLKVAGDKLVSLLATEFAAITGVKRDLSELQDIHAEITSWLSAARDRVIKSEPQTWVVKLKDVAYDIDDVLQEVQLEAEKQKMERDDDKSGIAGCFCAKPKTFAFRYKMAHKIKAIKVRFAAIVKQRSDVNTLFPRDERVGTGYRTVGEMSWLSKVPESKIPLRDQEKDEIISKLVECNAGEDSMIVSIVGLGGSGKTTLAKHICHDVNIKEHFGDEIFWVHVSEEFDVQKLIGKLFQTIVGDNSDRHPPQYMVQKISEKLSNKKFLLILDDAWHEDRHDWEQFMVQLKCGTPETRIMLTTRDRKVAEAVESGYIFELAFLSESESWNLFLKGSGWAEQDLSSDDVQVGKEIIKGCGGVPLAIQTLGAVLRDKKQKGTWRAIRDNNLWNVQSINDRVFASLKLSYIHLADELKQCFTFCSIFPKGYEIQKDRLIAQWIAHGFINAMNGEQPEDIGRDYLDSLVKVRFLQKPYESWDTDIYNMHDLIHDLTRQILKDELVTCVPIHTTEKFTHNRYLSLTSFPENVDKGLFDKVRALYISESKPSFDTTVKNSCCMRSVVLDYAIDTPFSLFILKFEYLGYLEIHNVSCTTVPEAISRCWNLQSLHFVDCKGFVTLPESVGKLRKLRTLELRWVTDLESLPQSIGDFYVLQSLQLYACSKLREIPCSLGRIGNLCVLDIEHCSSLQQLPSDIIGEFKSLRTLNLSKTKVTMLPQWVTSIDTLECIDLEGCKELRELPKGIANFKRLEVLNIRGCSKLCCLPSGLGQLTRLRKLGLFVVGCGADDARISELENLDMIGGRLEITNLKYLKNPSDAEKACLKRKSNIQRLKLNWSSSDIWSSSDIEEKFLNWSLSDTKEELVSDMEHDWGVLNALEPPSQIEGLDIYGYRGPCLPGWMMKQNDSSYSEDGIMLKQTIASHFLCLTWLTLQRFPNLRHMKGFVELPSLKNLVLEELPNLEELWTTSSGFETGEKELAAQYLFPVLSRLEIRGCPKLNVSPYFPPSLDHMSLYRINAQLLSTGRFSHQLPSMHRLKSLVLFVVTGSSSGWELLQHLTKLKELSIYGCNDLTQLPESMRNLTSLERLGIGGCPAVGTLPDWLGELHSLRRLELRTGDLKQFPEAIQHLTSLEHLRISSGPALTVLPEWIGQLSALRSLCIEHSPALQYLPQSIQRLTALEELRIFGCPGLAGRYKRGAGPDCHLVSHIPRVYCTE comes from the exons ATGACCAACTCACACTTTTTGGTGTCAGTCCCAGTGAGCGTCAAGCATACTGATCAAAGGCCTCCTTCACctctttcacaagaagaagaagaagaacaaaaagccCTCCCTCATCTGGCTGCATCAAAGTGTCATCCTGTCGTTGCTCTACTGCTGCTACTGTGTGTGTCCTTCACCTG GGATTTAGGCAAGAGTTTCTTTGACATGACGAGTGGGATGGAGGCTGCTTTAGCATCTGGAGTGCTGAAGGTTGCAGGTGACAAGCTAGTTTCACTGTTAGCCACTGAGTTTGCTGCCATAACCGGTGTAAAAAGGGATCTCTCCGAGCTCCAGGATATACACGCAGAGATTACAAGCTGGCTGTCGGCAGCACGTGACAGAGTAATAAAGAGTGAGCCACAGACCTGGGTGGTAAAATTGAAAGATGTGGCTTATGACATTGACGATGTACTACAAGAAGTCCAGCTAGAAGCTGAGAAACAGAAGATGGAAAGAGATGATGACAAGAGTGGTATAGCTGGCTGCTTCTGTGCAAAACCAAAGACATTTGCATTCCGATACAAGATGGCTCATAAGATCAAGGCAATCAAGGTGAGATTTGCTGCAATCGTTAAGCAAAGAAGTGATGTCAATACTTTATTTCCAAGGGATGAACGTGTTGGTACTGGGTACAGGACAGTTGGAGAGATGTCCTGGTTGAGCAAGGTTCCAGAGTCCAAAATACCCCTTAGGGATCAAGAAAAGGATGAAATCATATCTAAGCTTGTAGAATGTAATGCTGGAGAGGACAGCATGATAGTTTCTATCGTCGGATTAGGGGGGTCAGGCAAAACTACTTTGGCCAAACACATTTGCCATGACGTCAACATAAAGGAGCACTTCGGAGATGAAATATTCTGGGTCCATGTGTCTGAAGAGTTTGATGTTCAGAAGCTCATCGGCAAGCTATTTCAAACAATTGTTGGAGATAATTCAGATCGTCATCCCCCGCAGTACATGGTCCAAAAAATCTCCGAGAAGTTGAGCAATAAGAAGTTTCTTCTTATCCTTGATGATGCTTGGCATGAGGACAGACATGACTGGGAACAGTTCATGGTGCAGCTAAAATGTGGCACACCTGAAACAAGGATTATGTTAACCACTCGTGATCGAAAGGTTGCAGAAGCTGTGGAATCAGGATATATATTTGAGTTGGCATTCTTATCAGAGTCTGAGAGTTGGAACTTATTCCTGAAGGGTTCTGGGTGGGCAGAGCAAGATTTGAGCTCCGATGATGTACAAGTCGGAAAAGAGATTATCAAGGGATGTGGTGGGGTGCCGCTAGCAATTCAAACTCTTGGAGCAGTCCTTCGTGACAAGAAGCAAAAAGGTACGTGGAGGGCCATAAGAGATAATAATTTATGGAATGTTCAGAGTATAAATGACAGAGTGTTTGCATCCTTGAAGTTGAGCTATATTCACTTGGCAGATGAACTGAAGCAGTGCTTTACGTTTTGCTCCATATTCCCGAAGGGTTATGAAATCCAGAAAGATCGTTTGATTGCCCAATGGATAGCTCATGGATTCATCAATGCAATGAATGGAGAGCAACCCGAAGATATCGGAAGAGACTACTTAGATTCTCTTGTAAAAGTCAGGTTTCTTCAGAAACCTTATGAGAGCTGGGATACTGATATATACAACATGCATGATTTGATCCATGATCTCACTCGACAGATACTAAAGGATGAACTGGTGACTTGTGTACCAATTCATACAACAGAAAAATTTACTCATAATAGATATTTATCTTTGACTTCATTCCCTGAGAATGTTGACAAGGGATTATTTGACAAGGTCCGTGCTCTATATATCTCTGAAAGTAAGCCATCTTTTGATACCACAGTGAAGAATAGTTGTTGTATGCGCAGTGTTGTTTTGGACTATGCAATTGATACTCCGTTTTCACTATTCATATTAAAGTTTGAGTATCTTGGGTATCTTGAAATCCACAATGTTAGTTGTACAACAGTTCCAGAAGCTATCTCAAGGTGTTGGAACTTGCAGTCACTCCATTTTGTTGACTGCAAAGGTTTTGTGACATTACCTGAGTCTGTTGGAAAGCTTCGGAAGCTAAGGACTCTAGAGTTGCGTTGGGTTACTGATCTTGAGAGTTTGCCTCAGTCCATTGGTGACTTTTATGTTCTTCAGTCCTTGCAACTATATGCCTGCAGCAAGCTCCGAGAGATACCATGCTCTTTAGGTAGAATTGGAAACCTATGTGTACTTGATATAGAGCATTGTTCATCTCTGCAACAACTACCGTCAGACATCATTGGGGAGTTCAAAAGCTTGCGAACTCTGAACCTTTCTAAAACCAAAGTTACCATGCTACCTCAATGGGTTACATCGATTGATACTCTAGAATGTATTGACCTCGAGGGATGCAAGGAGCTACGGGAGTTGCCTAAGGGCATAGCAAACTTTAAAAGGCTTGAAGTTTTGAACATAAGGGGTTGTAGTAAACTGTGCTGCTTACCATCAGGGTTGGGACAGCTGACCCGTTTAAGAAAGCTGGGATTGTTTGTTGTTGGGTGTGGTGCAGATGATGCGAGGATCTCAGAGCTAGAAAACCTTGATATGATAGGTGGTCGCTTGGAAATTACCAACCTTAAGTATTTGAAGAATCCAAGTGATGCAGAGAAGGCTTGCTTGAAGCGGAAGAGTAACATACAACGCTTGAAGCTGAACTGGTCTTCAAGTGATATCTGGTCTTCAAGTGATATCGAAGAAAAGTTTCTGAACTGGTCTTTAAGTGATACCAAAGAAGAGTTGGTATCAGATATGGAACATGATTGGGGTGTGCTGAACGCTCTTGAACCACCATCGCAAATTGAGGGCTTGGATATCTATGGTTACAGAGGCCCCTGCTTGCCAGGATGGATGATGAAGCAAAATGATTCTTCATATAGTGAAGATGGCATAATGCTGAAGCAAACCATTGCATCCCATTTTCTTTGTTTAACTTGGTTAACGCTACAAAGATTTCCAAACTTGAGGCATATGAAAGGATTTGTTGAGTTGCCTTCACTGAAGAACCTTGTGCTGGAGGAATTGCCTAATTTAGAGGAGCTGTGGACTACATCAAGTGGTTTTGAAACTGGGGAGAAAGAATTGGCAGCACAATATCTTTTCCCTGTCCTGTCCAGGCTAGAAATACGTGGCTGCCCGAAATTAAATGTGAGCCCCTACTTTCCACCATCGTTGGACCATATGTCTTTATACAGAATCAATGCGCAGCTGCTATCCACAGGAAGGTTCTCCCATCAGCTGCCCAGCATGCATCGCCTCAAGAGTCTAGTGCTATTTGTAGTTACAGGATCATCATCTGGCTGGGAACTGCTGCAGCACCTCACTAAGCTGAAAGAGTTGTCTATTTACGGTTGCAATGACCTGACACAGTTACCAGAGAGCATGCGGAACCTCACCTCTCTCGAGCGTCTCGGCATCGGCGGATGCCCCGCCGTCGGCACGTTGCCTGACTGGCTTGGAGAACTGCATTCTCTGCGACGCCTTGAACTGCGTACGGGCGATTTGAAGCAGTTCCCAGAGGCGATTCAGCACCTCACCTCGCTTGAACATCTCCGCATTTCATCAGGTCCTGCACTGACGGTGCTGCCGGAGTGGATTGGACAACTCTCTGCGCTTCGTTCGCTTTGTATCGAGCATTCCCCTGCCCTTCAATACTTGCCCCAATCCATACAACGCCTAACTGCTCTCGAGGAATTGCGCATTTTTGGTTGCCCTGGTTTGGCGGGACGTTACAAGCGAGGGGCAGGGCCCGACTGCCACCTTGTCAGTCACATTCCTAGGGTGTACTGTACGGAGTAA
- the LOC136509871 gene encoding disease resistance protein RGA2-like isoform X2, with translation MTSGMEAALASGVLKVAGDKLVSLLATEFAAITGVKRDLSELQDIHAEITSWLSAARDRVIKSEPQTWVVKLKDVAYDIDDVLQEVQLEAEKQKMERDDDKSGIAGCFCAKPKTFAFRYKMAHKIKAIKVRFAAIVKQRSDVNTLFPRDERVGTGYRTVGEMSWLSKVPESKIPLRDQEKDEIISKLVECNAGEDSMIVSIVGLGGSGKTTLAKHICHDVNIKEHFGDEIFWVHVSEEFDVQKLIGKLFQTIVGDNSDRHPPQYMVQKISEKLSNKKFLLILDDAWHEDRHDWEQFMVQLKCGTPETRIMLTTRDRKVAEAVESGYIFELAFLSESESWNLFLKGSGWAEQDLSSDDVQVGKEIIKGCGGVPLAIQTLGAVLRDKKQKGTWRAIRDNNLWNVQSINDRVFASLKLSYIHLADELKQCFTFCSIFPKGYEIQKDRLIAQWIAHGFINAMNGEQPEDIGRDYLDSLVKVRFLQKPYESWDTDIYNMHDLIHDLTRQILKDELVTCVPIHTTEKFTHNRYLSLTSFPENVDKGLFDKVRALYISESKPSFDTTVKNSCCMRSVVLDYAIDTPFSLFILKFEYLGYLEIHNVSCTTVPEAISRCWNLQSLHFVDCKGFVTLPESVGKLRKLRTLELRWVTDLESLPQSIGDFYVLQSLQLYACSKLREIPCSLGRIGNLCVLDIEHCSSLQQLPSDIIGEFKSLRTLNLSKTKVTMLPQWVTSIDTLECIDLEGCKELRELPKGIANFKRLEVLNIRGCSKLCCLPSGLGQLTRLRKLGLFVVGCGADDARISELENLDMIGGRLEITNLKYLKNPSDAEKACLKRKSNIQRLKLNWSSSDIWSSSDIEEKFLNWSLSDTKEELVSDMEHDWGVLNALEPPSQIEGLDIYGYRGPCLPGWMMKQNDSSYSEDGIMLKQTIASHFLCLTWLTLQRFPNLRHMKGFVELPSLKNLVLEELPNLEELWTTSSGFETGEKELAAQYLFPVLSRLEIRGCPKLNVSPYFPPSLDHMSLYRINAQLLSTGRFSHQLPSMHRLKSLVLFVVTGSSSGWELLQHLTKLKELSIYGCNDLTQLPESMRNLTSLERLGIGGCPAVGTLPDWLGELHSLRRLELRTGDLKQFPEAIQHLTSLEHLRISSGPALTVLPEWIGQLSALRSLCIEHSPALQYLPQSIQRLTALEELRIFGCPGLAGRYKRGAGPDCHLVSHIPRVYCTE, from the coding sequence ATGACGAGTGGGATGGAGGCTGCTTTAGCATCTGGAGTGCTGAAGGTTGCAGGTGACAAGCTAGTTTCACTGTTAGCCACTGAGTTTGCTGCCATAACCGGTGTAAAAAGGGATCTCTCCGAGCTCCAGGATATACACGCAGAGATTACAAGCTGGCTGTCGGCAGCACGTGACAGAGTAATAAAGAGTGAGCCACAGACCTGGGTGGTAAAATTGAAAGATGTGGCTTATGACATTGACGATGTACTACAAGAAGTCCAGCTAGAAGCTGAGAAACAGAAGATGGAAAGAGATGATGACAAGAGTGGTATAGCTGGCTGCTTCTGTGCAAAACCAAAGACATTTGCATTCCGATACAAGATGGCTCATAAGATCAAGGCAATCAAGGTGAGATTTGCTGCAATCGTTAAGCAAAGAAGTGATGTCAATACTTTATTTCCAAGGGATGAACGTGTTGGTACTGGGTACAGGACAGTTGGAGAGATGTCCTGGTTGAGCAAGGTTCCAGAGTCCAAAATACCCCTTAGGGATCAAGAAAAGGATGAAATCATATCTAAGCTTGTAGAATGTAATGCTGGAGAGGACAGCATGATAGTTTCTATCGTCGGATTAGGGGGGTCAGGCAAAACTACTTTGGCCAAACACATTTGCCATGACGTCAACATAAAGGAGCACTTCGGAGATGAAATATTCTGGGTCCATGTGTCTGAAGAGTTTGATGTTCAGAAGCTCATCGGCAAGCTATTTCAAACAATTGTTGGAGATAATTCAGATCGTCATCCCCCGCAGTACATGGTCCAAAAAATCTCCGAGAAGTTGAGCAATAAGAAGTTTCTTCTTATCCTTGATGATGCTTGGCATGAGGACAGACATGACTGGGAACAGTTCATGGTGCAGCTAAAATGTGGCACACCTGAAACAAGGATTATGTTAACCACTCGTGATCGAAAGGTTGCAGAAGCTGTGGAATCAGGATATATATTTGAGTTGGCATTCTTATCAGAGTCTGAGAGTTGGAACTTATTCCTGAAGGGTTCTGGGTGGGCAGAGCAAGATTTGAGCTCCGATGATGTACAAGTCGGAAAAGAGATTATCAAGGGATGTGGTGGGGTGCCGCTAGCAATTCAAACTCTTGGAGCAGTCCTTCGTGACAAGAAGCAAAAAGGTACGTGGAGGGCCATAAGAGATAATAATTTATGGAATGTTCAGAGTATAAATGACAGAGTGTTTGCATCCTTGAAGTTGAGCTATATTCACTTGGCAGATGAACTGAAGCAGTGCTTTACGTTTTGCTCCATATTCCCGAAGGGTTATGAAATCCAGAAAGATCGTTTGATTGCCCAATGGATAGCTCATGGATTCATCAATGCAATGAATGGAGAGCAACCCGAAGATATCGGAAGAGACTACTTAGATTCTCTTGTAAAAGTCAGGTTTCTTCAGAAACCTTATGAGAGCTGGGATACTGATATATACAACATGCATGATTTGATCCATGATCTCACTCGACAGATACTAAAGGATGAACTGGTGACTTGTGTACCAATTCATACAACAGAAAAATTTACTCATAATAGATATTTATCTTTGACTTCATTCCCTGAGAATGTTGACAAGGGATTATTTGACAAGGTCCGTGCTCTATATATCTCTGAAAGTAAGCCATCTTTTGATACCACAGTGAAGAATAGTTGTTGTATGCGCAGTGTTGTTTTGGACTATGCAATTGATACTCCGTTTTCACTATTCATATTAAAGTTTGAGTATCTTGGGTATCTTGAAATCCACAATGTTAGTTGTACAACAGTTCCAGAAGCTATCTCAAGGTGTTGGAACTTGCAGTCACTCCATTTTGTTGACTGCAAAGGTTTTGTGACATTACCTGAGTCTGTTGGAAAGCTTCGGAAGCTAAGGACTCTAGAGTTGCGTTGGGTTACTGATCTTGAGAGTTTGCCTCAGTCCATTGGTGACTTTTATGTTCTTCAGTCCTTGCAACTATATGCCTGCAGCAAGCTCCGAGAGATACCATGCTCTTTAGGTAGAATTGGAAACCTATGTGTACTTGATATAGAGCATTGTTCATCTCTGCAACAACTACCGTCAGACATCATTGGGGAGTTCAAAAGCTTGCGAACTCTGAACCTTTCTAAAACCAAAGTTACCATGCTACCTCAATGGGTTACATCGATTGATACTCTAGAATGTATTGACCTCGAGGGATGCAAGGAGCTACGGGAGTTGCCTAAGGGCATAGCAAACTTTAAAAGGCTTGAAGTTTTGAACATAAGGGGTTGTAGTAAACTGTGCTGCTTACCATCAGGGTTGGGACAGCTGACCCGTTTAAGAAAGCTGGGATTGTTTGTTGTTGGGTGTGGTGCAGATGATGCGAGGATCTCAGAGCTAGAAAACCTTGATATGATAGGTGGTCGCTTGGAAATTACCAACCTTAAGTATTTGAAGAATCCAAGTGATGCAGAGAAGGCTTGCTTGAAGCGGAAGAGTAACATACAACGCTTGAAGCTGAACTGGTCTTCAAGTGATATCTGGTCTTCAAGTGATATCGAAGAAAAGTTTCTGAACTGGTCTTTAAGTGATACCAAAGAAGAGTTGGTATCAGATATGGAACATGATTGGGGTGTGCTGAACGCTCTTGAACCACCATCGCAAATTGAGGGCTTGGATATCTATGGTTACAGAGGCCCCTGCTTGCCAGGATGGATGATGAAGCAAAATGATTCTTCATATAGTGAAGATGGCATAATGCTGAAGCAAACCATTGCATCCCATTTTCTTTGTTTAACTTGGTTAACGCTACAAAGATTTCCAAACTTGAGGCATATGAAAGGATTTGTTGAGTTGCCTTCACTGAAGAACCTTGTGCTGGAGGAATTGCCTAATTTAGAGGAGCTGTGGACTACATCAAGTGGTTTTGAAACTGGGGAGAAAGAATTGGCAGCACAATATCTTTTCCCTGTCCTGTCCAGGCTAGAAATACGTGGCTGCCCGAAATTAAATGTGAGCCCCTACTTTCCACCATCGTTGGACCATATGTCTTTATACAGAATCAATGCGCAGCTGCTATCCACAGGAAGGTTCTCCCATCAGCTGCCCAGCATGCATCGCCTCAAGAGTCTAGTGCTATTTGTAGTTACAGGATCATCATCTGGCTGGGAACTGCTGCAGCACCTCACTAAGCTGAAAGAGTTGTCTATTTACGGTTGCAATGACCTGACACAGTTACCAGAGAGCATGCGGAACCTCACCTCTCTCGAGCGTCTCGGCATCGGCGGATGCCCCGCCGTCGGCACGTTGCCTGACTGGCTTGGAGAACTGCATTCTCTGCGACGCCTTGAACTGCGTACGGGCGATTTGAAGCAGTTCCCAGAGGCGATTCAGCACCTCACCTCGCTTGAACATCTCCGCATTTCATCAGGTCCTGCACTGACGGTGCTGCCGGAGTGGATTGGACAACTCTCTGCGCTTCGTTCGCTTTGTATCGAGCATTCCCCTGCCCTTCAATACTTGCCCCAATCCATACAACGCCTAACTGCTCTCGAGGAATTGCGCATTTTTGGTTGCCCTGGTTTGGCGGGACGTTACAAGCGAGGGGCAGGGCCCGACTGCCACCTTGTCAGTCACATTCCTAGGGTGTACTGTACGGAGTAA